ATTTTCAGACCGTGGCCGCCCCGGCGAATCCCGACGATTTCCATCTGCAGCTTGCCGCGCTGGTAGACCTGACTAACCGCGGTAGAATATTGGCTGGATTTGACTATGAACTGCTCCCCCTCCTCACAAAGTGGCTTCAAGATGCATATAATGCTGCCCGTACCGCGCGAAGAGCCTCCCAGGCCGCGCGCGGGCAAAGGAGCTCCAAGAACAAAGCCGCTGCAACTGGCGAAGACCAAAATTTCGCGCAGCTCTTTGCCTTCATCCTGGATGTCATCAAGTTCAACTTCAACCCCGCGGATGAGAAGTCGATATCGGACCTAATTGATTGTCTGCTCGATATCTGCATGAGTACTAGTGTTGAAGAGGATTTGCGTTCCTGTATATCCgtcattgatgccattgtaACTTTTGGTTCCgtgcccagcagcaaacTCAAGAGCACGATCCAAGTCCTCAGCTCCATCTTCTGCCTTGTTCAGAACCTCAATGACGAGTCTTGGAATACCCTGTCGAATCTCTGCCTTTCGCACAATGGCCAGGCGGCAGTCCGTATTTTGCTCGATGTTCTGCGCAACCCATCAGCGAATGAAGTCAGCAGCAAAGACATGGGGCGAGACTTTAGAGGCGCACTCGCTGTCCTGCAGAGGCTCCTGTCCAAGACTAAGCAAAGCGGATATCCCCCCTGTTCCATATGCGCTTCTGGCCGATGGCTTATCCAACACCCTCAAAATCTCGTCATCGCCAAGGATCTACTATGCTATCCTTCGCCTCATCAACTCTCTATTCAGCGATGAGAATGGGCAATTGCACCGCTTGATCCTCGAGGAGGATTGGTCTCCTCTGCTGGACACGGCAGCGGAATGCCATCGCAGGATTCAAGAAACCGCTGATCCGGCGGCAGGTGAACGGCCAAGTGATGAGTCCATGGATAGCCTCGTTTGTGAGGAAATACAGCTGCTCATCGCTCGGCTTGACGTTGTGGTGAAACAGAAATCGGGTGACTCTGTGCCTAGGCAAACGGTCATCAAGTTCTTCGCTAGCGTGCATCAACTTCTTCCCGACAACGCGGCATGTACTGTTCTTGACTATTTCCAAGAATTCAGGTGCTGCTCTCCGTCGGACCTGCAATGGGAAGCCAATCTGGCTCTTGTACTTGACGGCTTTTTCAATAATCGAAGCCGCTCGTCGGATACGCGGCTGCGAGCTCTGCAAGCTATGATGGATGCTTACGATCTTGTTGATTTGGTGGGCGACGGAGACGAACAGAACTTTATTCCTCGCCTTGCCAACAGCATACTCCAAAACATTGCTGAGGAAGCAGACGTCTTGGTCCTGGACGCTGTCATATCGTTTATGACCTCGGTGGTTGTTTCGTGCGATATAGATCTCTTTGACTTTGTTATCAATGCATTGCGAGCAATTGTCATCAGCAATCGACTAAAATCACCCATTACATCGCCTACATCGCCTCTAGTACGGCCAGGTTCATCAGAGACTGCTGAGCACACGAGATCACCATTAGAACAGTCGCCATCAAACGTTGTCACGAGGGGATATGTCCGTATGTTTATGCGGCTTATGAATTTCCACAACGATAAAAGCCAGAAGCTGTTCAACGTGCTAGTCAGCATTGCAGCGCTAGATCATTGCGAGATAGATGCTCGGCTGACAGCTATGAAACTGCTTTTTAGGCTTCGCGCTGACTGGGCGAATCGAATCTTCATTACCAATAACAGCGTAGAAGCCATGTCTACTGCTACTGTTCTGTTTCGCACAGAGAGTTCGCTAGCCAAAAAGCAAGCCGAAGAAGTGGCAAATATGGCTCGTCTGTCAAGAACTGAAGCGACCATGTCATCTCGCGGAGTACGCGGTGTATCTGCTAGCCAAGGCCAGACTGGAAGTAGGCAGAGTCAAATGTGGAAGTATCCAGACCTAGACGCATTGCCTGAAGCCGCCCCATCCTTGAATAGCCCAATTCTCAGATCTCATATTCACGTCGAAGGTGAGACGAAAGACGAAGAGCACGCAGCCGAAAGAACAGAGTATCAGCCCTGTGCTCTCAGCCTATCGGCCTGGCTGAGCACGGTCTTGAATATGCTCAAAGGATGCGACTGGGAGATATACAGCTTTGTCTTGGTCCATCTGCCATCGCAGCTGAGCAATCATGCAATCTTTAGAGATGCTATAAAGGAGATACAGGAACTTCGCCAAATGGTATGCGATCAGATCCGGCAGAACAGTTTCCAAGAGCCCCCCCAATGCCCTGGGCCTGCGCCGAGCTGATATCGCGATTTGCTTGTATCACAGTCTAACGATGATCCTCAGCTACCATGAGCATTTTAAGAAATcggatgaagacgagatcGTTAAAGTGTTTGTCCATGGAATTTCTACCTGGGAAAGAAGCGCCAAGTGTTGCATTCACGCCCTGTCGATATGCTGTCACGAGTTGCCACTTTCAACAAGCAGGTCGTTGCTCCAGATGCTGAACCAGAtggccgccatcatcacgcaACCGTTTGTTTCAGTACACATTTTGGAATTTCTTGCCTGCCTGAGTCGGTTACACAATGTATACGTCAACTTCAGAGAAGACGAGTATAGAATTGTCTTTGCAATTTGCTTCCGATACCTGGACTATGctagagaaaagaaacagattCAGCAACGGAACAGCCATGTGGGCGAGCTACAAATGTCTGGAATGTCTGGTGGGTCAATTTCAGCGGCGTCCGATACGTCG
This portion of the Trichoderma atroviride chromosome 6, complete sequence genome encodes:
- a CDS encoding uncharacterized protein (EggNog:ENOG41) — its product is MSPQPGEDVSSPDSIRPSGIASVFRGLTGSKSTKSPPPLSSSTAALPRTDFSNAVPISSRGLSANHMDAFELLKHGSQSERISAANTLKFAISGYPLNPVLEIWYAAKDLIEQSKPNAMRQAGWELLTECVKHSSSTDLERKEYFQTVAAPANPDDFHLQLAALVDLTNRGRILAGFDYELLPLLTKWLQDAYNAARTARRASQAARGQRSSKNKAAATGEDQNFAQLFAFILDVIKFNFNPADEKSISDLIDCLLDICMSTSVEEDLRSCISVIDAIVTFGSVPSSKLKSTIQVLSSIFCLVQNLNDESWNTLSNLCLSHNGQAAVRILLDVLRNPSANEVSSKDMGRDFRGALAVLQRLLSKTKQSGYPPCSICASGRWLIQHPQNLVIAKDLLCYPSPHQLSIQR
- a CDS encoding uncharacterized protein (EggNog:ENOG41), translating into MDSLVCEEIQLLIARLDVVVKQKSGDSVPRQTVIKFFASVHQLLPDNAACTVLDYFQEFRCCSPSDLQWEANLALVLDGFFNNRSRSSDTRLRALQAMMDAYDLVDLVGDGDEQNFIPRLANSILQNIAEEADVLVLDAVISFMTSVVVSCDIDLFDFVINALRAIVISNRLKSPITSPTSPLVRPGSSETAEHTRSPLEQSPSNVVTRGYVRMFMRLMNFHNDKSQKLFNVLVSIAALDHCEIDARLTAMKLLFRLRADWANRIFITNNSVEAMSTATVLFRTESSLAKKQAEEVANMARLSRTEATMSSRGVRGVSASQGQTGSRQSQMWKYPDLDALPEAAPSLNSPILRSHIHVEGETKDEEHAAERTEYQPCALSLSAWLSTVLNMLKGCDWEIYSFVLVHLPSQLSNHAIFRDAIKEIQELRQMVCDQIRQNSFQEPPQCPGPAPS